From one Pueribacillus theae genomic stretch:
- a CDS encoding helix-turn-helix domain-containing protein, with product MLVNKAYKFRIYPNKKQEILIAKTIGCSRFVFNYFLD from the coding sequence ATGCTAGTTAATAAAGCATATAAGTTTCGCATCTATCCGAATAAAAAACAGGAAATTCTGATTGCCAAAACGATTGGTTGCAGTCGATTTGTGTTTAATTATTTTTTGGACAA